Below is a window of Mustela nigripes isolate SB6536 unplaced genomic scaffold, MUSNIG.SB6536 HiC_scaffold_1788, whole genome shotgun sequence DNA.
TGTGGCCATTTGTTACCCCCTGAACTATTCAGTCATTATGAGCCCATGCCTCTGTAGCTTCTTGGTCCTGATGTCACTTTTCATCAGCCTTTTGGAATctcagattcatttttttatggtgTCCCAACTCACCTTCTGCACAAATGTGGAAATTCATCATTTCTTTTGTGATGCACCTCAACTCTTCCACCTTGCCTGCTCTGATACCTCCATCAACaccataataatttattttattggtgCCATCTTTGGTGGTATTCCCCTCTCAGGGATCTTTTGTTCTTATACACGAATTGTTTCCTCCATTCTGAGAGTCCCATCCACAGGTGGGAAGAACAAAGCCTTCGCCACTTGTGGCTCTCACCTGTCGgttgtttgcttattttatggAACAGGCCTTGGTGTGTACCTCAGTTCAGCTGTCTCACATTCTCTCAGGAAGGGTGCAGTGACCTCAGTAATGTATGCTTTGGTTGTTCCCATGCTGAATCCCTTCATCTACAGCTTGCGGAATGGGGACGTCAAGAGGGCTTTGCAGAAGCTCCTCAACAGAACAGTCTAGTCTTCGACTCCTTTTTCTGTCTGTTAATTATAAATGATTGCAAAACCAAACATGGAATTGGCAAGCTTCCTTTTTGGTCTTATAGTTTTGGTAGCTCATTGTTCCCATTCCTCCTGATTTGTCATATCTGAGTATTGCTCATCTTGGCACATCTTTGATGGAATTGAGAGAATATTCTGGGACCCTATGTATGGCAAAATCACTGCACTATTGAATCTTACTAAACCTGTGGAATCTTCTGTATTTGTAACCAAAGTACAAATAAAGTCTGGAGACCAgttaatagtgaaaaaaaaataaataaaatcttgttactTGCAAATatatgggtggaactagagggtgttatgttaagtgaaataagtcagagaaagacaattatcatacaatctcacttatatgtggaatttaaaaaacaaaacagaggatcatagaagAGTTCCATCAAACCAGATTAAGTcagaaaggagacaaaccataagagactcctaatgataagaaacaaattgagggttggggtgcctgggttgctcggtggattaaaacttctgcctttgggggcgcctgggtggctcagtgggttaagccgctgccttcggctcaggtcatgatctcggggtcctgggatcaagtcccgcatcgggctctctgctcagcagggaccctgctttcctctctcactctctctgcttgcctctccatctacttgtgatttctctctgtcaaataaataaataaaatctttaaaacaaaacaaaacaaaacacctctgcctttggctcaggtcatgatcccagggtcctgggattgagccccacattgggtgctgtgcttagcagggagcctgcttcctcctctctctctgtctgcttctctctctacttgtgatctctgtctgtcaaataaataaaatatttaaaaaaatgaaacaagctgagggttgctagaggggagggttTGAggcatggggtaactgggtgatggacattcaGGAGGGCACACGATTAATGAGCTTTGAGAATTACGTAAGACTGATAACTCACTGACCTCTATtccaaaatgaattaaacattatatgttaataaattgaatttaaataaacaatgaaatatattCTCACCCATTTTCACTGTCACATCTATTTCCCATAAAACTTTGGCTTTGATCAAATCTGTTGATGCAGGTTGTATGAGAGAATGTATGTCACTGGTTCTCAATCTTGGCTTCATGTTTGAAACATCTGATACACTTTAAAAATCCTCATGTATGAGTTCCACCACCaccaattaaaatttaattggaCTGGAGAGTAAAAATAACTTGATCAATATTTTAAATCACCCCAGGTCAGTCTAATGTGCAGCCATGGTGGAGGACCCTTGAATTTCATCAGACCTTCCATCCAAAAATAACTTGCATGTGTTTGTTCTTCATGGTCAAACCCTGACCATCTCAAAGTGATCAGAGATCCGAAAGGAGGAGATATGAAAGAGTTTTCTATAACAATAGCCAATGCGGTTTCCCCCCTCATATTCTTGGTAATATTTTTTTACCTGTATTTACCTGCTACACTCTACAACTTGTTCATTGGGCTGGATAATTAAGCTATTTCTTTCTGCCCCAAACTTACCCTTCTATACTTTAAGTTGTGATGCTGTGGTAGGGGCTGGGAATCTTTAAACCACTTCTCTGATTTTCCAACTGGCTTGTCTTAAATTCTTCTAATAATTGTAATAAAGATCACGTGTGCTAATGCCCAATCTTTTCCCCACGAATCTTTGGCTGTGGTGTTGTCACTCTAACTTGCAGTTATGGCTCTGTTATCGTATTTATTTTGTGCCTTTCACAAAGACATTTCATCATATCTATGCTAAAATTACCTTCTCTAAAATAACAAgtagtttctcttttcttgattgAACTCTGACTGACAATCATAATATAGGGAATAAATCTACATTGTAAGTGAGATGCGATGGGGAGATTGCAGAGTGAGCTCAGGATAAAAAGGTGATTGTAATGATATCTCTTGGTCAAGGGTGCACAGTTGAGGTTTCAAGTAGTGGTGATATTTCCAGTGGCTGTGTGGTTCTAATTGTGCCTGTAGATTAAGTCACCTCtgtcattttggaaaattttactCTTACCTTCATATTCATTACTCAAGGATAGTGAAGGACCATGTCCTCAGCAAAGGAGAGATCTTTCCTTTCTCTAGTAACACCCCTCATTAGGATTCTACTTTGTCACCATgctgtcttctcttctctcagATTCAATCATCTTTGGGTCCTTTTGTCTCCTGCTACACATCCAGGAACCCATGTACATACCAGTATTTCCTTTATAGATACTACATATAGTTTCTGAGGTAGCAATCTGGGCTTTTGGAAATGCTGTCTAATAACTGGTTTAATTTGCTCTGTCTTTACATTAAGTCAAATAGGCTGCCAACTTCACTGACAATGAACTTAGTATTGGAT
It encodes the following:
- the LOC132008875 gene encoding olfactory receptor 7E178-like — encoded protein: MYLVTLLGNLLIILAVSSDSHLHTPMYFFLSNLSLTDIGFSTTTIPKMLVNIQTHSKSITYAGCLTQVSFFFLFGCLDNLLLAVMAYDRFVAICYPLNYSVIMSPCLCSFLVLMSLFISLLESQIHFFMVSQLTFCTNVEIHHFFCDAPQLFHLACSDTSINTIIIYFIGAIFGGIPLSGIFCSYTRIVSSILRVPSTGGKNKAFATCGSHLSVVCLFYGTGLGVYLSSAVSHSLRKGAVTSVMYALVVPMLNPFIYSLRNGDVKRALQKLLNRTV